The DNA sequence CATGCCGCCATATAGAGTCCGTGGACTTCTCATATGGAAGTCCGCTCCCTCGTTTCCTTTTAACTATTTTTACAAATCTTCGTACATAGGATGGGCACTCGTGAGGGAAGCTACACGCTTCGCTGCATCCTCCAGTACCGCTTCGTTTTCATGGTCTTTCAGAACAGCTGCGATAATGCTGCCTACTTCTGTAAGATCCTTTTCTACAAAACCGCGGGAAGTTACCGCTGCTGTTCCGATACGGATGCCGCTCGTGACGAACGGGCTTTCCGGATCAAACGGGATCGCGTTTTTATTTGTAGTCACTCCAACTTCATCCAGCGCTTTTTCCGCTGCTTTTCCTGTCAGGTTAAGCCCGCGCAGGTCAAGCAGGACGAGATGGTTATCCGTACCGCCGGAAACGAGATCAATGCCGTTGGCAACGAGAGACTTGCCGAGTGCCTCTGCGTTCAGGCGTACCTGCTTGGAATACGTTTTAAAGTCATCCTGAAGCACTTCACCGAACGAGACGGCCTTGGCGCTGATGACGTGCATGAGAGGTCCGCCCTGCAGGCCCGGGAAGATTGCTTTATCGATCTTTTTGCCATACTCTTCTTTTGTAAGAATCATTCCGCCGCGCGGTCCGCGGAGCGTTTTGTGGGTCGTCGTTGTCACAAAATCAGAATAAGGGACGGGATTCATGTGTTCTCCTGCTGCAACAAGCCCGGCGATATGCGCCATATCGACCATCAGGTAGGCGCCGACTTCATCCGCAATTTCCCGGAAAATCTTAAAATCAATTTCACGCGGGTAGGCGCTTGCTCCTGCGACGATCATTTTCGGCTTGTGCTCATGAGCCATTTCACGGACCGTTTCGTAGTTGATCCGGCCGGTTTCTTTTTCCACTCCATAACCGACAAACTCGTACTGCCTGCCGCTGAAGTTGACCGGGCTTCCGTGCGTTAAGTGGCCGCCGTGGTTCAGGTCCATTCCGAGCACTTTGTCGCCGTGCTCGAGAAACGCAAAGTAAACAGCCATATTCGCCTGGGCACCGGAGTGCGGCTGGACGTTGACATGCTCCGCTCCAAAAATCTTTTTCGCACGGTCCCGGGCGATATTCTCTACTGTATCAACATGCTCACAGCCGCCGTAATAACGTTTTGCCGGGTAGCCTTCTGCATATTTGTTTGTCAGCACAGAACCCTGCGCCTCCATGACAGCTTTTGACACAAAGTTCTCTGACGCGATCAGCTCAATGTTATCCTGCTGGCGCTTTTTTTCCAGTTCCATTGCCGCAAAAACTTCCTGATCCTGTGCCTTCACATTGCTTAAAGCCTGTTTATCAATCGTTGTCATTTAAGTGGACCCTCCCTAAGCTGTTTGAAAATTGCCTCATATGCTCTATATTTTAACGCGTCTCTCTCAAATAAGCAAAGGAATTTGCACTTGTCAGACAAATGATTGCGTTACCATTTCGCATTTTCTGATATTTTTCCGGTTTTCCACGTATATTTACGGTTTTACTCACATGAAAAACGAATGTTTATGATGTTTCATCGTCCGAATGTTCACTTCAAAGAATCTTTCTTGTGCCTGCCTGAATCAATTTCACGAAGTCGTGATAAGAAAGGCCTTTCCAAATGTGGGGAATGCTTTCCGAGGGACTCATTTCCAGCCCCGCCGGAACCGCCGTTTTCCGCTTCCATCACCTGACTTTATAATAGTATGAAACGAATTTGGCTGGTTGTTTATTTATGCCGAGTGCTGCTGCTTTCGATAAACGAGAACGACAGCTGTGACGG is a window from the Alkalicoccus halolimnae genome containing:
- the glyA gene encoding serine hydroxymethyltransferase; translation: MTTIDKQALSNVKAQDQEVFAAMELEKKRQQDNIELIASENFVSKAVMEAQGSVLTNKYAEGYPAKRYYGGCEHVDTVENIARDRAKKIFGAEHVNVQPHSGAQANMAVYFAFLEHGDKVLGMDLNHGGHLTHGSPVNFSGRQYEFVGYGVEKETGRINYETVREMAHEHKPKMIVAGASAYPREIDFKIFREIADEVGAYLMVDMAHIAGLVAAGEHMNPVPYSDFVTTTTHKTLRGPRGGMILTKEEYGKKIDKAIFPGLQGGPLMHVISAKAVSFGEVLQDDFKTYSKQVRLNAEALGKSLVANGIDLVSGGTDNHLVLLDLRGLNLTGKAAEKALDEVGVTTNKNAIPFDPESPFVTSGIRIGTAAVTSRGFVEKDLTEVGSIIAAVLKDHENEAVLEDAAKRVASLTSAHPMYEDL